AAAAGAAGGCCAGGACATGCAATATAAGGACCAAGAAGATAAATGATACATTGactagtttattattttttatttatttataaaaagcagataacaagttatttattttaatagatgaTATGTGGTGTGTTGTACAAGCTCTACCACAATAGACCATTACTTAccttaaaaattttttaaaatcttttttttatctcttgaaaaatatctaataaacattctaaaaatcaaatcaaatccatTGCTAACCTAAAagcttcaaattaaataaaaaaataatctttttaacatttgatttactTCTTACAATaagataaaagttttaaatcaTCTAAATTGCACCCCTTTCAGTAAGACGAACAACACATTCATACTAAATATGactttttgttaataaaatatgaaaaaaaaccttttttttagctcatcctttttttgatgattttctttcCTATTTGTCAAACTCTAAACAAATGAagtttagaatatatatattatgaaaacaACAAGGACCAAAAAATTTGTACAATAAATATTTATCGaccaaaataaagttttttttggcaaaaataaaaaggattccagttttttttattgtcttttcttttttaaattattttttatataaatttaaatttaatttcattaaattggTGTCTATctcaatttttaaagtttattaaacacttcaaattcataaaatgtgcaaagaaaagaaaaactcaacatataaaatataaccaaaatgaaaaataaaaaaagtacatTCATGTTGTATAAcacaaatatttaatattaaaatcaattaacaaatattttgttatttgtattttttatatatataattacaattaATGTTGTATCTATGAATTTCTTCGTACACAAGTAGTCTTTCAAATTTGTTGAATTAGGTTAGctcaataattatttgattgaagATAATTCatctttacttttattttttattttttaaaaaaaaccttctcaTGATCTATAATAATTATTCACATATGATGTTCAAGATTGAAGTTTTAAACAAAATGTTTGTCTTTTCTCACTATCTAAGATGTCACCATCTAAGATGCTATTATAAtcgaaacaaatattttatgaagAGAAATAAGAATATCATTGTAACTTGACAAAATTAATGTAAAGAACATTCAATTCATCAACTTtcttccaatatatatatatatatatatatatatatatagatattgtgattattgatatcaaacttaCGTTAAAGATAATTAATGGAGATTTAGAGGGTAATCTCAATTGAATTTTATGGATATAAAAAAGAGTTGGTAATTATCCTAACTTTTTACCCTTACCtggaaatcaagtttaataccACTTGTTGAACTTGAAAGCAAAAAATAGGTTAATAAACCTAATAAACAttctcaaaatcaaatcaaacctaCACCCTTCAATTGGTctaaaaatccaaattaaatcaaaagaattttttttttttgaagtttgatcTACttcttacaataaaataaaagttttaaatcaTCTTAATTGCACATAAAAGTTTTAAATCATCTTAGATGAACACATTCAcactaaaaataacttttttgttattgaaatatgaaaaaacaacctttttttttccattcttccttgttttgatgattttttcccCATTTATCAAACTCAAGGATTgcaatattaaacaaatatatatatatatatatatatatatatatatatatatatatatatatataaaatgaaaaccaCAAGGACCAAAAATTCatacaataaatatttatagaccaaaatgaagtttttttttggtgaaaatgaGGACtccatttgttctttttttggtttttaatatggtccttcttctttaaattatttttatataaatttaaatttaatttcattaaattagtGTCTACctcaatttttaaagtttattaaaCACTTTGAATTCATAAGAAcatgcaaagaaaagaaaatctcaacttataaaatataaccaatgatgaaatataaaaagagtaAAGTTGTgtaaccaaaatgaaaaataaaaaaagtacatTCATGTTCTATAAcacaaatatttaatattaaaaattaattaacaaatattttgtGAAGATGAATGAGAATATAATTGTGCCTCAACAAAATTGTAAAGAACATTCAATTCATCAACTTGCTTTCTTTCAATATATAGATTGCGATTATTGGTATCAAACTTAGGTTAAAGATAGATCATAATGGAGACTTAAAGGGTGATCActcaattgaattttaatagGACAGTACTATAAAGAAGAGTTGGTAATTGTCCTAACTTTGTACCCTTACtggaaatcaagtttaataccACTTGTTGAACTTGAAAGCAAAAAATAGgttaataagatttttatacaaattattAATAGAACAATATCATAACAAACTCTGTAAGATCATCAATTGTATGAGAAGTtcctgaaaagtgaattatGGCTAGAGACAGTAGTATTTATTGGACACATAGTATCAAAAAAATAGGATTAAGATCGATcctcaaaaaattaaagcaattaAATAGTGGTTTAGACTTACTTTGATAACAAAGGTTAGAAGTTTCTTAAGTTTGACCGGCTATTATTGAaggtttataaataatttatttcagatTTCTATACCATTGACTAAGTTAATACAGAAGAATGTTAAGTTTTAGTGGTCTAAAGCTCGTGATAAGAGTTTCTTAGAGTTGAAACAAAGATTGACTACAATGCCTATTCTAGTGGTATCTTCAGGTTTTAGTGGTTACACAATGTATTATGATGCTTCAGAAGTTGGACTAGGGTGTGTTCTGATGTAGCATGATAAAAGCCTACACTTCATAGAAGTTGAAGTTTTtaggtttaaattaaaatgcataATAATATAGACTACATTGACTATTTTGGATAACATTTAAGGGTATGCTTGAGAATGTGGTAATGGTTgtggtttaaagtgtttttcgcttagaaatatattaaaataatatttttttaaaaaaattattttgacgtaagcacatcaaaacgatataaaaaaattaattttaaataatttcttttttaaattttggtgtAACATGGTTTAAACTGCGTTTTCAAACAAGTCTTTAATCGAGTTAGGATGGGATTTTTGAGTGTTCATCCTTCATCCGGAAAATCAATAACCATAATTGGCATTATCCATTTGATTTAGTTGGATTGAATTGAATGATATCAAATATATGATAGATTTGACTAAAATTACCATCCAAATCCAAACTGCCTTGTAAAGTTTATAGCAATTCGTTTCACTTGCACAGAACTCTCTCATGAACACTACCATTAATACCAAATTCCATGCAAATGTTGCATGGTTTTAACCTAATAATATCTTGACTATCCCAGCATATATTATTATAGTAAATCAGTTTTTTCTTATGGATCCcaattcatgaaaataataatagatttatatttaatttaataaaaaatattttacataacccataaataattgatttgattCACGTGGAGTATACAAGTAATTGATAGGATGATACCATCCACGAAAATCTTCTTAACATTCCTATTTGCATTTGGAGATGATAAAGGATATCGAATTGGGTTCGGGCTTAGCTCTGGTTCAGGattctattttatattaattttttttattaatttaaattttgttctgaaaatgaaaaatatatactcCTTGAACCCAACgcgttaatttattaaaaagaattgagGTTAAGTTAAACTTAGCTCATAATTTTGTATACAATCTTTTGGTTGGATTATGATATTGATTTTCATTTCAGTTTATGTAtcgaattaaatatttttctcaaatgaTTTCAGGAATACATTTttgtaataatttaataaatatttagaaagTTAATTTCATATGAACACGAAACTTAAGATTTACTTAGAAAATTAATAGAGATTATACTTTCTCAATCATCATCAAGTCACctattcatttgatttatatttttttttataatatcaaagtcattatcattaatattaatgaatctgtctataaaataaaacttgaaaaaaaattcataagagAATCACgaatgtaattaaaaattttaatttgaaaaagccaaattaaagaacaaacaaataaaaatatcgaCAAGATTGCATATGATATTCTATTAGTTATATGAcaaatattttgagaaaaataccgatgaaataaaatgaataatttttttttacatgtttatctgtaaattcatcaataaatttattattaataaactcATTGACAGACTAGAAATTACTAACAAGgactttttttaatagattgttTTTGTCTGAGTACAATACTTATTGATAGAttatgaatataaatattaatataagtttttatcgataaaattattaaatttgatattgaaatataaaggaTTGCggctgaaattatatttttccttcCAGCCCCCTAATTCTACCGTCGAAGATAATATACATACATAACTAAAGCTAATCAAGTACACACATAAACTTTCTGTAATTTCTAGcaaaagaaatggaagaaacTAGAAATTAAGgctgatgatgataataaaaaaaggagttAATTATTTGGGAATCTTCATGTTCTTGTATATCGCCGTGAGGAAAACATCATTGCCCTTTTCACCCACATTATTATTCGATCAGAAATGCAAAATTGTGATATTACCGAAGATGtgttttgttattaataatCTTGGCAAGAAGAATAATCATTTAAAACATCACCAAATATGCGGCTTCATAGTGTGTTTGAGTTTCAATTTGGAAGATAAAACACGCACTTATGTTCAGACGACACGGAGACACCAAAGTTTTACATGGTAGCTGTAATAAACAAGCATATCCGTATTTTCGATGAAGCGATGGTTGCAAGGAAACTAGACATTTATAACTATGTAAGTTGTCTCTGCAACAGAAAAAATTTCAGCGGCATTGATCTCTCAAGTGAAAATCATGGAGTAGTTTTTTTAGCTCATGGGCTTGGCTAGCTTTTGAGGCATAAGAAATTAGGTCACAAGTTGTCATGATTAGGAGAGGATTTCTTTCTTCAACTAAGCTTGTCTTCCTGCACACAACAATCTTCTTCTTTCATGTCTTGTCATCAGATGGCTTCCCTTCACCAAATGGCACATCAGGTTTTCCTTGATCTCctccatccttttcttttcttttttaatattcatatgcTTTGagtaattaaataacaaaaaatggaAGAAGTTTCTATGTGTATGTGCCCTTAGCTCtaacaacaaaatttaattgCAGGTAACTGTGTCTTGGACTTCAAGGAATTCCCTTACGAACCAACCGGTGAGTGCATAGGCCACCAGGAGAAAATCAAGGACTGGGACAGCTTCAGCACAACATTATGCTGTCGTAATCTGCTCAACGATCTGACCAAACTCTTAGCCTCGCGTGCAATATCGAACACCAATGTTGACATCTTGCTTCCAAAAGATCAATGGATGGAATGTATCCATGGCTTTCCTGGACAAAACTCTGTGTCGCCGGCTTCTTGTGGCTTTGATGACCTCTACAATGAGAGAAGTGCTTGCTCGAGATTTTCTTTGTCATCGATAACGGAACAGTGGTATTACAAAAAAGCATTAGCCTCGTGTACGAATTTTAGCTCTTCATACGATTATGGGTGTAGCAGCTGCATAGAGGCAATATCCGATTTCAGGGATTATCAGATACGAATATCAAATGTCAGCGCTAAtgacaagaaggaaaaaataatatgtgGGGTGGCAGTTCTTATTTCTGTTGTGGCTGAAAATTTGAAGAATAGCGCTTGGATTGATGATTTCTACAGGTGTTTGCCAGCTTCAGATGCATTCAGTAAGGGCCATTGctatttcttttaaatcttatttctcGATTTACTTCCCATTTCACTTCCTGATGCTTAGAGTATTGTTTGTGAACAGATGAAGGATACATGCAAATCAAATGTAAGTACAACTATTCTGTTTTCTCATTGAATCATTTCTTGGAATCTTATTTGGTCGCGTGGATCATCGTGTGAAGGATAAATACTCATAAAGATCTTTAGCTTATCAGATTCTCTGGTGAAAGTGATATTTGCTATTTTTATAGCAATCATCACATTGTTGCTGGTCTTTCTTCTGATAAAATACGTGAGCAAGGGCAAGAAGAAGCGTCCTAAGCCTGTAACTCAATCTAAAGATATCACCACATGGTCTGGCTTATATAGATTCTCCAAGGCTGAGATTGAGAATGCCATTAACCACAGCAAGGTGAGGAAGACCCTAGGGAGAGGAAGCGCTGGGGAAGTTTACAAAGGTGTTCTACCAAGTGGCCAAGCAGTAGCCATCAAGCACATTCATAAAAGCAACTCATGTAATTCTTTCCAGAGGGAAGTTGAAGGGCTTTCCAGGGTTAGGCATCCAAATCTTGTTTGTCTCTTTGGTTGCTGCATCGAAGGAGACGACCGGTATCTTGTATATGAATATTGTGCAGCTGGGAATTTGTCTCAACATCTCCTAAGTAGCTTCCTGTCAATCTCTAAATAACGTTTCagtgttttttgtttagcaTCTTGAGTTAATGGGTGCTTCCAGATGATGCCTGCTTTGTGTTGTCCCTGGGGTGTTTCTGATCATATGCCTCAATCTATTTTATCCAGGTAAACATACTGTACTGACATGGGAACGAAGAGTTAAGATCCTAAGAGACTGTGCTCTTGGATTGAGATACCTTCACCATTTTATAGATGGCTGCATTGTCCACAGAGACATCAAGGTAGTTGCTTCTCCTGCAGTTTCCTCATTATGTGGTTCTAAATGTGCGTAATTGTACTGAATCTATGTGCATGTTTCACAGCTCACCAACATCCTTCTGACTGAGAATTTGGAGCCAAAACTCTCAGATTTTGGATTGGCAAAGATGCTCGGCATGGAAGAGAGTAAAGTTTTCACGGATGTTAGAGGAACAATGGGCTATATGGACCCAGAATATATGAGCAATGCCAAACTAACATGTGCCAGTGACATCTATAGCTTTGGTATTGTTACTCTTCAACTATTGTCTGGGCAAAAAGTAATCGAGTTGGATCTTGATTCCAGAGATCAGCTCACCAGAAAGGTATAACATTCTTGTGTGCCTGAAAGTCATTAGATACCATGCAAAATCTCTAGAGTTCAGAGGGTAACAACCCCTTCAATTTTTGCAGGCCAAGGATGCCAGTGCAGGAAAACGTCCGTTAACAGATTTTGAAGATCCAAGGCTCAACGGAAAGGTCAACAGCGTTGATTTTGAAGCCATTTTGCAAATTGCTGTCCTCTGTGTTGCAAAATCAAGCAAAGGTCGCCCTACTATTGATGATGTCTTTGAAGAGATAGAGAAGGCTTGGAAAAACACACTTGCTGAGATGGTCAGGCAATCAGTCCTTTGAAGCATTGCATAGACATGATCTTTTTTCACATTATACTAACATCGATaacatttatatatacattttgAGTGCAGAAAGCAAATCGAGAGATGGGGTCATCAATGCCAAGTTCTTTGGAAGCGATACCCGTGTAAAGAAATCAGGCCGAAGGATGGAAGCTCAACGGGGGTGGCGCCATTGTTTTGTTTGTAAACTATAAACTAGTAAAACAAGGGTgttgattataaataaagaCCAGATATAAGTAAATATactatttatagtttttattttatttttatttatatggtaAAAGGATTTTAGTGAGAAAAAGGGATAGAAAGCCCGTCTGCAAGATTCAATCAATCCCACAACCACATAGTTTAAAACTTTCAAGATtcgtaaaattaattgagttatACATGGACGTATGCACATGTGAATGTTTCTTCATTAGCTTGGGCCCGAGGATATGATGGCGATCACAAGGAAGGAAAGAGTTCTAGCCCTTGATAGAATTGAAGAGAGTTCAATTTGTTGATTGAGAATCCCTTGCTGTAACGAAATCTTGAACATTTGAAtgggaaatgtttttttttttttccgtgtGGAATTAAGGccttttttgtaataaaatatgtattatatatatgGAGTTGCTATTTACTTGTTAAACACTTATATTTTGGTAcacattttaattttcactCATTTCAGTTCTTAAATGTTAtgcgaaaaaaaataaaagagaatgacctcgtttgtttgctggaaagtagttttcttttagaaaatgaattctaaaaaaatgaatttcaggaaagtaaattatttttcgatgtttggtagtgtaatagaaaataagttggaaaacacttttcagtgtttggttatgtcatggaaaataagctggaaaataacttattaattttttttttatttttttcaagtttattaaaataatgaggaacaaatcttacaaattaaaaagttgaatgagaatgaaattgaaaaaaatataatttcataagttatctcaaataaaataaataataatcaaaataatagagatcaaatctaaaaaaaaaaattaaaagatgaagaaattaaaataataataattaacatttcataaattatttcaaataagataagtaataatcaaaagaatgatgattaaatttgatagataaaaaatttcaattaaaaagtgataaggaaaaagcaaataacaattataaaaatgaggaccaaagttaatataaaaattaaattctaagggatgaaattaaaaaataaatattcaaaacaaaatatatatagcaatcaaatatttgaggaccaaatttaatataatcagcaaataatatgacatttctaatttttttacaattttcagAAAGTGTattccgtccaaaataaaagaaaaacacttttttagaaaccaagtcaaattttcttttgactagaaagtgttttctattgaccggaaagtgttttccgtgaccaactttcctaatagtaaataaacataaaaaagtttggaaaataacttcttgaaaatcactttccataaaacaaacacaccctagattaaaaaaaagaaagaaagataaaaatcacAGTGGGCCATATTCTGACCACATCAACCTTTAATGTTTATTGCATCAGGCTAAACTTGAAGATGGAAGTTCACTAAAGATGTTTTTGATTTCGATAATTCTAGAAAAAGTAGTTGAATATTGAAAACTAGTCCatacctaatatttttttaaaaaaatggattttaaattgttttctagATAGTAAATAGATTTTTAGTGGTCTCTGGAATGGATTTTAAATGTATagaaacaaaacttttatatcaatcaaattgttttttaatgtgacATTAGAAAATAACTCGAGAGCTCTCACAAATCTCTATAAATAAAGAGTTTTATTCTAggcaaaaaaaatactatgatatatatatatatatatatatatatatatatataaaaaacttttttaagagATCTCAAGTTTTCTTCGTCTATACttgaagtttttaaaaaatgaagctCAATtgtatcaaatataaaatccctataaaagttcttcaacaacatATTTGAAGATAAATCAAAGATATTCTTTAAAGtattaaatcatcaaatttcACACTACAATATAAACCCAAATTTATATTCTTACAAAGCATAAATATTGGCTTGAAttcacaaataaatcaagtgaaatacttattatttttcttctattttgaaaaggttaatcatgatatgttttttaagtatttaattGATATGCTTAAATAGAAAGgtagttaaatttttaatttaatttgatgaattgaatgacatataatttacaataatttcttaataataatatatttattaattagttttaatccAATATACATAATCTattagtcaattttttttttctatttttctatccTCTTGAATTACAGGAGAAaaagtcaaaaacaaaaaaaaccccttgAATTCCATTGATTTTGTGATATATGATTACACCGAGTTGATATACATTCATTTACTTTGTTTTCATATGtgaatacttgttaaatttaattttaatttattttaattttaaattaacctatttaaaaaattcacatatttgtttttttaggctCGTGCTAGTGCGCGACCCAATAATCTAGTTAAAATAACTAGCATATAAAGCTCTTTTTACTATTcataaaatgaattataatCGTAGCAAAATGgtgtttaaaatgaaatgatgtgatttttattttattttttcaatgttatgatttttattcCAATTCCTATATATAAATTTCTGAATATTTAAAGTggtcttgtttttatttttctacaataaatgttttaaaaattaggaatactagaaaattgaaaaacaacaatGAAAACGCTTACGAAAAATCTATTGTTGCCATTTACCAATGAAAATTGCGAGAAAAGatttttattagtaattatagatgagtgacaaaataaaaaaaatataaaataaaatatttcatctacAATTTCGTTGGCGTGGCTAACATATAGAATTATCGATGAAATTGCTGATAAAAATTCCATtggtgatttgaaaaaaaaaaaacctgacagTTCTTCTCCTATCCCTTATTTCTTCTTATtaccaaaaaattgataaatagaAATGAAGACACCAATGAAAAATACTCTATCTATACTTTCTGACATACACAACGATGGAAAATTTTCGTTGGTAATTGCCAATAAAAATTGTGATAGAATTTGTTCCATTGGTAATTCCTAATGGAAATTTTAAtggaattaagaaaataaaaaaagaataaaggttccataaaaaaattgacacatcaatatttttcaataaaattcttGACGGATATTATGtcggaaaaattaaattaaatataacccGACATTTCTTTGTAGGAaacattatcaattatttttatctcaaaataaaaataaatatcggGTCTTGTAAAATTGAGATATTAAAGAGTACCAacaatttgacaaaaacatgTAGGATCATAAAACAAGCAATCGAAAACCACAATAACCATTGATTTAGAAATAAGAGTATCAATAGGTTTGTAATAAGACATACTTGCTTTGTGAAGGATGTCAAGAATATACTAATCTTACCATAATATGATACTCAAACTAGTAGGATGAACctcaattcctaaaaaataatgaacaattCTTAAATTACGAAGCTTAAATTCTGAGTTCAGCAATTGTATCAATTGGTGAAGCATGACTGAATTGttaaatcaaaagataaaacattTCAGCAtctaaaaacaacatgaataacGATGTGTCAACCTTAGAAGAATGAAATCCAATAGAGACAAGATAGTCCCTAAGCCAAGTGTACCATACTCGAGGATCTTGTTTCAAGTCATATAAAGACTTAACAGAATAATGACTTGCTTAATGACAAGACTAAAAGTCTTAGAGTAATCAATACCTCTTTGTTGATGAAAACCTCTAACAACCAATTGAGCTTCATAGCGCTCAATATTGCCATCTGTAAGATGTTTTATCTTATACATCTAATGGCTACCAACAACTTTCATTAAAGGGTGAAAAGGAACCAAAGACCAAGTGTTGTTTGAATGCAACACCTAAATTTCAGCCTTTTTTGCATCTCACCAAGCCTCATACTTGTCAATATCAGAGAAAGTAATAGGTTTATAGTCAAGAGGAGAGACTACTCGAGAGAGATGAAAGTCAAACAAAGTGAAGAAGCCATCAGATTGATAACCTTATAGTCGTGGATGAAGAATCATATGGTGTTGACGAACCACAGGCTGTGAGGCATGTAAGTCTGAGCCTTGATGATGTTGTAAGGGATAAAAGGAGATGTGAACAACCAAATTCAAACTAGCAGTAGAGGCAGACCAAGACGCAAAGTTGGTAGTAGCAGACCCTAGTGAACCAACAACAGAATTGAGAGAACTAGTAGCATCAAACTTGGAAATTGGCAActcaaaagaaagagaacatCTACATGTAGTATGATCATGATAGAATCATGTATTTAGTGACTTAAGGTCATCACCAGTGGGTTGTTACAAGTGGGTAAACATAGTAGGCAAGATGGGAGTTAGGAAGGCTGCAAGTGTAAGGGagttaaaaaatagagaattaAGCAAATTGGAAAgacttagagtgtgtttggtattgtggtagcggttgtggttgtggtttgaaaaaagttgttttataaaaagtatttttagttgaggttagtttggaaaaatatatgtttggttaaaattgtggttgaaattgaggttgaacaaaaagtaatttaatgtgtttggttaaaaaatacttttcaaattgaggttataaaaaaattaaaaaagatatatattaattttgatggtttttaatttaaatattgtaaatttaagtacaactattacattattaaataaataatactttatgttaaatattttttattgttccattaacttatctataatttcatcacgtatgaaattcatccAATAAGAATTCCAATTTTCATGGGTTTTTAACCATacaacaaaatcaggtaaaatatcattaaaaatgaaattggaaTTGTGATTAAATTCTGCAAATATTATGTCATCATACGATCtacttctaatttatatagtgttattgaataatattaaacaatattttttcaagtcacacacaattaaaaaaatattttcaatgggTCGAACGGGTCCAATGCACATTGGAGACATTATTAACGTGAACAGTgccaagtgaattaattcactggGCACTGTTCACTTCAATATTCTTTCTTCCATGTTTCAGATCTTTCTTTCACCACTGAAAGTTGGGAATATTAGAAGAAGCATCACTGAAGATCTCCTCAGTAGTCCGGAGCAACAAATCACGGGTTGACTGGtaagcattatttttttcactgtcACTCTCACTCTCATCCGTGCTCAATTCTCCCTTAATTTTCTCGTCAGAACTACCCACCTCCATGCATGATAATCTCTTCGAATCAAAAGGAGTTTTCCTGCGTTGACGAGCCTTAGCCATTTTCTTCATATCCATCAGTTTTTGTAAGTTGATATCTCTGCCAAATTCATCTAACTTCATTGGCAGATTTGCTTGATCTTTCAAGGCAACTAATGCAGCTG
This genomic interval from Populus nigra chromosome 11, ddPopNigr1.1, whole genome shotgun sequence contains the following:
- the LOC133668334 gene encoding probable receptor-like protein kinase At2g42960 is translated as MIRRGFLSSTKLVFLHTTIFFFHVLSSDGFPSPNGTSGNCVLDFKEFPYEPTGECIGHQEKIKDWDSFSTTLCCRNLLNDLTKLLASRAISNTNVDILLPKDQWMECIHGFPGQNSVSPASCGFDDLYNERSACSRFSLSSITEQWYYKKALASCTNFSSSYDYGCSSCIEAISDFRDYQIRISNVSANDKKEKIICGVAVLISVVAENLKNSAWIDDFYRCLPASDAFNEGYMQIKYSLVKVIFAIFIAIITLLLVFLLIKYVSKGKKKRPKPVTQSKDITTWSGLYRFSKAEIENAINHSKVRKTLGRGSAGEVYKGVLPSGQAVAIKHIHKSNSCNSFQREVEGLSRVRHPNLVCLFGCCIEGDDRYLVYEYCAAGNLSQHLLSKHTVLTWERRVKILRDCALGLRYLHHFIDGCIVHRDIKLTNILLTENLEPKLSDFGLAKMLGMEESKVFTDVRGTMGYMDPEYMSNAKLTCASDIYSFGIVTLQLLSGQKVIELDLDSRDQLTRKAKDASAGKRPLTDFEDPRLNGKVNSVDFEAILQIAVLCVAKSSKGRPTIDDVFEEIEKAWKNTLAEMKANREMGSSMPSSLEAIPV